A window of the Loxodonta africana isolate mLoxAfr1 chromosome 3, mLoxAfr1.hap2, whole genome shotgun sequence genome harbors these coding sequences:
- the LOC100671762 gene encoding olfactory receptor 2A12-like — protein sequence MWMPPEQNQSWVSEFILFGFSGDPTSNRILFFAFLLLYLSSILGNGLIITLICLDSHVHTPMYFFLCILSLLDMGCVTTTMPQMLVHLLAHSQTISFASCWLQMYVFGALGLTECIFFVVMAYDRYVAICYPLRYTVILSWDLCTRLAAQTWACGFFFSLIHTFLTMRLPYCGPNIVNHYFCEGPSVRSLACMDTQLIEMVDLVISVFVLVTPLSLILASYIHIALAILKIKSTRGRCKAFSTCAAHLTVVTLFYAPATYIYMRPKSSYSSERDKQISLFYNAFTTLLNPVVYSLRNKDIKGAFLKVMERGRVTC from the coding sequence ATGTGGATGCCTCCAGAGCAGAACCAAAGCTGGGTGTCTGAATTTATCCTGTTTGGCTTTTCCGGTGACCCCACCTCCAACAGGATCCTCTTCTTTGCCTTCCTTCTCCTGTACCTGAGCTCAATCCTGGGCAATGGGCTTATCATCACTCTGATCTGCCTGGATTCACAtgtccacactcccatgtacttctttctctgTATCCTCTCCCTACTGGACATGGGCTGCGTCACCACCACCATGCCCCAAATGCTGGTGCACCTTCTTGCTCACTCTCAGACTATCTCTTTTGCTAGCTGTTGGCTGCAGATGTACGTGTTTGGTGCTCTGGGCCTGACTGAGTGCATCTTCTTTGtggtcatggcctatgaccgaTATGTGGCCATTTGCTACCCACTGCGTTATACTGTTATCCTCAGCTGGGACCTGTGTACACGACTGGCAGCTCAGACCTGGGCCTGTGGCTTCTTCTTCTCTCTCATTCACACCTTCCTCACCATGAGGCTGCCCTACTGTGGGCCCAACATTGTCAACCACTACTTCTGTGAAGGCCCCTCAGTAAGGAGCTTGGCTTGCATGGACACCCAACTCATTGAGATGGTGGACCTGGTCATCAGTGTGTTTGTGCTTGTTACTCCACTCTCCCTCATTTTGGCCTCTTATATTCATATTGCTCTTGCCATTCTCAAGATCAAGTCCACCAGGGGCCGTtgcaaggccttctccacctgtgctgCCCACCTGACTGTGGTCACACTCTTCTATGCTCCAGCCACTTACATCTATATGAGACCCAAGTCCAGCTACTCCTCTGAACGTGACAAACAGATATCACTCTTTTACAATGCCTTCACTACACTGCTCAATCCTGTGGTTTATAGTCTGAGGAACAAGGACATCAAGGGAGCTTTTCTCAAGGTGATGGAACGTGGCAGGGTGACCTGCTGA